The Micromonospora sp. Llam0 genome includes a window with the following:
- a CDS encoding carbohydrate kinase family protein produces MKIAVTGSIATDHLMHFPGRFAGQLIADQLDKVSLSFLVDDLVVRRGGVAANIAFGMAQLGLRPVLLGAVGADFADYRSWLERHGVDCDSVHVSELAHTARFVCTTDDDLCQIASFYAGAMSEARNIELAPVAARVGGLELVLVSANDPEAMLRHSAECRARGYRFAADPSQQLARMSGEDVRQLIDGAEYLLTNEYERSLLESKVGLTGDQVLDLVTVRVTTLGADGVEITGRGIERIHVPVARDVVADDPTGVGDGFRAGFFAALGWGLGLERAAQVGCLLAALVLETTGPQEYAVKPDIFVKRLADSYGDAVADDVRAHLPA; encoded by the coding sequence ATGAAGATCGCCGTCACCGGCTCGATCGCCACCGACCATCTGATGCACTTCCCCGGCCGGTTCGCGGGTCAGCTCATCGCGGACCAGTTGGACAAGGTGTCCCTGTCGTTCCTCGTCGACGACCTGGTCGTCCGCCGGGGCGGGGTGGCGGCGAACATCGCCTTCGGGATGGCCCAGCTCGGTCTGCGCCCGGTGCTGCTCGGCGCGGTCGGCGCCGACTTCGCCGACTACCGTTCCTGGCTGGAACGCCACGGCGTCGACTGCGACTCGGTGCACGTCAGCGAGTTGGCGCACACCGCCCGCTTCGTCTGCACCACCGACGACGACCTGTGCCAGATCGCGTCCTTCTACGCCGGTGCGATGAGCGAGGCCCGCAACATCGAGCTGGCACCGGTCGCCGCCCGGGTGGGTGGCCTCGAACTGGTGCTGGTCAGCGCCAACGACCCCGAGGCGATGCTGCGCCACTCGGCCGAGTGCCGGGCCCGGGGCTACCGGTTCGCCGCCGACCCGTCGCAGCAGCTGGCCCGGATGAGCGGTGAGGACGTCCGGCAGCTCATCGACGGGGCGGAGTATCTGCTGACCAACGAGTACGAGCGGTCGCTGCTGGAGAGCAAGGTCGGCCTCACCGGCGACCAGGTGCTCGACCTGGTGACGGTACGGGTCACCACGCTCGGTGCTGACGGGGTGGAGATCACTGGCCGGGGCATCGAGCGGATCCACGTACCGGTGGCCCGTGACGTGGTCGCCGACGACCCGACCGGTGTCGGTGACGGCTTCCGTGCCGGCTTCTTCGCCGCCCTCGGCTGGGGCCTCGGTCTGGAACGGGCCGCGCAGGTCGGCTGCCTGCTCGCCGCGCTGGTGCTGGAGACCACCGGACCACAGGAGTACGCCGTCAAGCCGGACATCTTCGTCAAGCGGCTCGCCGACTCGTACGGCGACGCCGTCGCCGACGACGTCCGCGCCCACCTGCCGGCCTGA
- the erpA gene encoding iron-sulfur cluster insertion protein ErpA yields MSTSAQSETAETAASTTVVLTDLAAEKVKALLDQEGRDDLRLRVAVQPGGCSGLRYQLFFDERSLDGDIVDDFGGVEVVVDRMSAPYLTGAKIDFADRIDAQGFTIDNPNAQNSCACGDSFH; encoded by the coding sequence GTGAGCACATCAGCGCAGTCCGAAACGGCCGAGACCGCCGCCTCGACCACCGTCGTCCTCACCGACCTGGCGGCCGAGAAGGTCAAGGCACTGCTCGACCAGGAAGGCCGCGACGACCTGCGGCTTCGGGTCGCCGTACAGCCCGGTGGCTGCTCCGGCCTGCGGTACCAGCTGTTCTTCGACGAGCGGTCGCTGGACGGGGACATCGTCGACGACTTCGGCGGCGTCGAGGTCGTGGTGGACCGGATGAGCGCCCCGTACCTGACCGGCGCGAAGATCGACTTCGCGGACCGGATCGACGCCCAGGGTTTCACCATCGACAACCCGAACGCGCAGAACTCCTGTGCCTGCGGCGACTCCTTCCACTGA
- a CDS encoding glycerate kinase codes for MRVLICPDKFAGTLTAAEVAAAVATGWRDRAPTDELVLRPLSDGGPGFVEVLAESTAGRRVPVPTVDPLGRPVGGEILLVDGPGAGGSATAGPTAYVESAQACGLHLLTEAERDPKHTTSYGLGLLLVAAVEHGARRVVVGLGGSATNDAGAGMLTALGVTPLDAAGYALPYGGVALAGVDRLDGVPRLRGVELVAATDVDNPLTGLHGASNVYGPQKGADRADVLLLDAALQRFAGTLVAGLPGCPPQLAALPGAGAAGGIGAALLALGGRCESGIDLVTALIGLPAALDAADLVITGEGSFDHQSLRGKVVAGVAGAARDRGLPCVVLAGQVSTGRRESAAAGVTEAYALVDHFGGETGGGLAQALARPAEGLRGIAARLAGQWSR; via the coding sequence ATGCGGGTCCTGATCTGTCCGGACAAGTTCGCCGGCACCCTGACCGCCGCCGAGGTGGCCGCCGCCGTCGCCACCGGGTGGCGGGACCGGGCGCCCACCGACGAGCTGGTGCTGCGCCCGTTGTCCGACGGTGGTCCGGGATTCGTCGAGGTGCTGGCCGAGTCGACCGCCGGCCGGCGGGTCCCGGTACCGACGGTCGACCCGCTCGGCCGGCCGGTCGGCGGTGAGATTCTGCTGGTCGACGGCCCGGGGGCCGGCGGGAGCGCGACCGCCGGCCCGACCGCGTACGTGGAGAGCGCCCAGGCGTGCGGCCTGCACCTGCTCACCGAAGCCGAACGTGACCCGAAACACACCACCTCGTACGGCCTCGGGCTGCTGCTGGTCGCGGCGGTCGAACACGGTGCCCGTCGGGTGGTCGTCGGGCTCGGCGGGTCGGCCACCAACGACGCCGGAGCCGGCATGCTCACCGCGCTGGGGGTCACCCCGCTCGACGCCGCCGGCTACGCCCTGCCGTACGGCGGCGTGGCCCTCGCCGGGGTCGACCGCCTCGACGGCGTACCCCGGCTGCGCGGGGTCGAGCTGGTCGCCGCGACCGACGTCGACAACCCGCTGACCGGGCTGCACGGGGCCAGCAACGTGTACGGGCCGCAGAAGGGTGCCGACCGGGCCGACGTACTGCTGCTCGACGCCGCGCTGCAGCGGTTCGCCGGCACCCTGGTCGCGGGCCTGCCCGGCTGCCCGCCGCAGCTGGCCGCGCTGCCCGGGGCCGGGGCCGCCGGTGGCATCGGCGCCGCGCTGCTCGCCCTCGGCGGGCGGTGCGAGTCCGGCATCGACCTGGTCACCGCGCTGATCGGGCTGCCCGCCGCGCTGGACGCCGCCGACCTGGTGATCACCGGCGAAGGGTCGTTCGACCACCAGTCGCTGCGCGGCAAGGTGGTCGCCGGGGTGGCCGGCGCGGCCCGGGACCGGGGACTGCCCTGCGTGGTGCTCGCCGGCCAGGTGTCCACCGGCCGGCGGGAGTCGGCCGCGGCCGGCGTCACCGAGGCGTACGCCCTGGTGGACCACTTCGGCGGCGAGACCGGCGGTGGGCTGGCTCAGGCGCTGGCCCGGCCGGCGGAAGGGCTGCGCGGGATCGCCGCCCGGCTGGCCGGCCAGTGGAGCCGCTGA
- the nadA gene encoding quinolinate synthase NadA, translating to MTSTWVEPSSTATALLLLGRGSDPASERGVDCPGELPAPSDPDLVARATAAKAALGDRVFVLGHHYQRDEVIQFADVTGDSFKLAREAAARPSAEFIVFCGVHFMAESADILTGDAQRVILPDLAAGCSMADMAALGQVETAWEALADAGAAGSTVPVTYMNSSADIKGFVGRNGGVVCTSSNAKRALTWAFERGQRVLFLPDQHLGRNTAVLEMGLDADDCVLYDPHKPGGGLTAQQLREAKMVLWRGHCSVHGRFTRSSVDEVRMRVPGVNVLVHPECRYEVVTTADQIGSTEYIIRTIEAAPAGSAWAVGTELNLVRRLALAHPDKQVMFLDRTVCYCSTMNRIDLPHLVWALEELVAGRVPNQITVEPRTAHFARVALDQMLALP from the coding sequence GTGACTTCGACGTGGGTTGAGCCTTCCAGCACCGCGACCGCCCTGTTGCTGCTCGGCCGGGGCAGCGACCCGGCCAGCGAGCGCGGCGTCGACTGTCCAGGGGAGCTCCCGGCACCCAGCGACCCGGACCTGGTCGCCCGGGCCACCGCCGCCAAGGCCGCGCTCGGCGACCGGGTCTTCGTGCTCGGTCACCACTACCAGCGCGACGAGGTCATCCAGTTCGCCGATGTCACCGGCGACTCGTTCAAGCTGGCCCGGGAGGCCGCCGCACGGCCGTCGGCCGAGTTCATCGTCTTCTGCGGTGTGCACTTCATGGCGGAGAGCGCCGACATCCTGACCGGCGACGCCCAGCGGGTGATCCTGCCGGATCTGGCCGCCGGCTGTTCGATGGCGGACATGGCGGCTCTCGGCCAGGTGGAGACCGCCTGGGAGGCGCTGGCCGACGCGGGCGCGGCCGGCTCGACGGTGCCGGTGACGTACATGAACTCGTCGGCGGACATCAAGGGCTTCGTCGGCCGCAACGGCGGGGTGGTCTGCACCTCGTCGAACGCCAAGCGCGCGTTGACCTGGGCGTTCGAGCGCGGTCAGCGGGTGCTGTTCCTGCCGGACCAGCATCTGGGCCGCAACACGGCGGTGCTGGAGATGGGACTGGACGCCGACGACTGCGTGCTCTACGACCCGCACAAGCCCGGTGGTGGGCTGACCGCGCAGCAGTTGCGCGAGGCGAAGATGGTGCTCTGGCGGGGGCACTGTTCGGTGCACGGCCGGTTCACCCGCAGCAGCGTCGACGAGGTACGGATGCGGGTGCCCGGGGTCAACGTGCTGGTCCACCCGGAGTGCCGCTACGAGGTGGTCACCACCGCCGACCAGATCGGCTCGACGGAGTACATCATCCGGACCATCGAGGCCGCCCCGGCCGGATCGGCGTGGGCCGTGGGCACGGAGCTGAACCTGGTCCGCCGGTTGGCGCTGGCCCACCCGGACAAGCAGGTCATGTTCCTGGACCGGACGGTCTGCTACTGCTCGACGATGAACCGGATCGACCTGCCGCACCTGGTGTGGGCGTTGGAGGAGCTGGTCGCCGGCCGGGTGCCGAACCAGATCACGGTCGAGCCGCGTACGGCGCATTTCGCGCGGGTCGCGCTGGACCAGATGCTGGCACTGCCCTGA